In Zingiber officinale cultivar Zhangliang chromosome 1A, Zo_v1.1, whole genome shotgun sequence, the DNA window ATGTTCTCTCCTTGCGCCGTCGGTGCACACGTCGCGACTCGCGATTCTTTCCTTCCACAGTCGACCACCGCACGTAGTCGCTGGAGAAGATGCACAACAACTTAGAAACTTTTTTTCCATCCCTAATATTTTTTTCCCTTCATTGAATCTGTTGAAATCTAATCACCGAGCTTTGTTCTGAGAGTTATGCTTGCGCAAGTTCTTGTCCGATTTTCCGGTGAGTTTTAGCTTTTGTTTCTTTGGTGgatttatgatatttttagtaGGGATTGAAGCCTATATGCTTCCCCTATTTTTCCAGCTAGCATTTAGTTATTTCTGGTAAGATTTCGACAAATCTTCGGTGAGCCACCACCCTGGGACCACTAGCTACTGGTTTAATCTTCAATCTTGCATATTTGGATCCGAAATCCCAACTCTTGTTCTTATATGATCACTGTCTTCATTACAagagaattattttttatatattatatgtaatataatatataactTCGGCATGACGGTATTTTACCGATACCGTACcgacatttcggtataccgaaattcggtataccgaaatgtcgGTACGGTATCGGTATCATTTCTTAGAATACCGATTTTTTCGGTACGGTATACGGTATTCGACTTTGGGTACGGTATACCGTACCGATCCAGGCCTAGCCGTGGATGAGGCTGGGGATGCTGCCGATGCAGGTTGTGGAGGCGACAACCGCCACACTAAGTAGCAATCGAGGGCGAGGGATGGAGCCCAAGAGCCACCACCCCCATGGAAACTCTCCTTGAGGAAGCAAAAGGGGTGGGCGGTGACATCAAATTAGAGAGATGCATTGCTAGAGGCCGCGGTTACTGTCCACTGTCCTTTGGATTGGTTTGCAGTGATGAAAAATCAATAGATCTGACAAGAGAGCTATTCAACTGGACCCTTCGAATTCCAACTGAAGTCACCGAGAAAGAAAAATAGCGGTCAtgacttttctcttcctcctccctgcTTCGGGAGACAGTAGATCTTCATGAAAAGTTTCAGTTAGGTGATTGGGGAAGATGATCGGAGTAGTCACTTAATATCTTTCACTTATGTTCCCATAAACAACGCCAATCTAATCAGGCGTGAATATCTCACCACAATGATGCGGCGGCAGAAATCCACTCCGGCGTTGGTCTAGAAATCTTACCACGATGATGCAACGGTAGAAATCCATCCCAGCATTAAGAACGATGATGTTGAGTAGGCCTTCTCCTCAATTTCTTCCTGTAGCATGTCAATTTCCTACGGAGAGTAACAAACATCAAAGGGTTCACCGGGAAGCCCGGCGAGACCACTTCGATGCCTAAGTTAGCATGGAGATTTGATAGAGATAAAGAAGAGAAACAATGCTAAAATGCAATAAAGTAGATCATCTAGCATAATCAAATCCGAGAGGATAATAGAGCCTCCTAGATAGCCAAAAAATagaattccccccccccccccggagaGTCTCCTCCCCCTATCTTCTAGGGAGAAGCCCAATAATAGACTCGCCCTGAAAGAGTCATTAAAGGGAGAAGACCAAGTGACTCACCCTTAAAGAGTCACTAAAGGTCATTAAAGAGACATTAAATGATGTGTTTGTAACTGCCATGTCCTTTAATGTTAGCAAATGTCGCACGCTAGAAACTCGGAAGGTCGGCTAGCCTAAAGGTTTGTCAGTTTGGAGGTCAGGAAGATTGGCAACTTGGTGTGTCGGCAAATCGGACTAGCTCGGAAGGTTGAAGATTGTTGATATGCCACGTAGAagctatgttgaccaagtcttgaAAAGTGCCATATGGTCCTGTATTGACCGAACCTTGACCCTGCCACATGGCTTCCACCACATAGACCCTTACCTCCTTATCAATGGGCATAGATGTATGCATCTTATTATGCATTTGATGGTTCATGTTTCTTAATTTGATCTCTCGAGAGGCAATACCTTCCATGTCATTTAAGAGTTTTTTGTCTATTGTATTTCATTATGTTATGGTTGTTTATCTTAGGTTCATGCAGTTGTTGCTGAGGATGATAAGCCAAAGTGGTGGGAGAAAACACCAGGGCCTAATATGATTGATGTTAATTCCACAGAAGAGTTTATTCATGCACTTAGTGAAGCTGGTGACAAGCTTGTGATCGTCGAGTTTTATGGCACATGGTGTGCCTCTTGTCGAGCATTATACCCAAGGGTACTTTGGATCATCTCTTAGCTATATCTATTAATTTCCACACCATCCTATGAGTGATTCTTCAAATTCTTTCAATAACTTAAGTATCTTTGTGCTGCTCTGTGACTTAATGATTACAAATCCAATCTCTGATTCAATTGCTTTGCAGTCAAACTCACACCTTTAAACTTCTTTATAAGAGCCCATTCATCATTTACTGAAACATTTTTTGTAGATGCATGTTTGCTTAGTTTGACAACCAAAGACTGTAGCTTCCTTGCTTGTGCTTTGGAGCACCGAATGAAGCAAAAATGCACTTATGATGGCCATGGTTTATCCACCAGCTAAGAAAGCTTTGGAACAACGTTCTCAATCAAACTTCACGCTTGTTGCATCCTAGTCGATGAGTCTTCCTTACAATAGAAAATTGAATTTCTGAACCCATCTCAGACTTTATAAGTGTGCTTTATTATATTGCTCTGGAGATATGTAGCCTTGTCTTTGATATCCACAACTTAGATTATGACCAATTgtataatatttctaaatttcttaGCAAAGAAAACAAGGTGGCCATTTTTTTACCTGAAATCTGATTGATAATTAGAATGAGAAAAATAGCTGCGAAAAATTTGGGAGATTGTATGTTCTCATGTAACTTTTTATTTGATCTCCTGCCATGCTGTACCTCTGAAACTTTTGTGAAACGTAAGTCTAATCAACCCATGTAGAATATTGGAGCATATACTTTACTAAGTGTTTGTGAGGTGCCTCTATACTCTACATTGTTTCATTATCTTTGACCATCATTTTTCTCATTGTTTTTGTCCTTGATCTTAGGCCATTGTTATTTAAGTGATACAACTAGATATAGGTACTCACATTTTGTATTCCTTATAGATATGCTGAATGACATTCTTAGGTCTTATCGAAGACGGCAGGTGAACTTTAGCTCACTCAGAAAGTTATaacttcttttaaaacatttattATGTTAAGGCGCATAGACTTTTAAATACTTAACATCGAATGAGgcagttttaaatgattttgtatAAATATAACATCCTGCTCGATTTGGTGGAATATGAGGATTTCTTTCAATGACATTGCTTTCCTGTTAAATATGCTTCAGCTCTGCAAAACAGTAGTAGAACATCCAGAGATACTATTTATCAAGGTGAATTTCGACGAAAACAAGCCAATGTGCAAAAGACTAAATGTTAGAGTTCTTCCCTATTTTCATTTCTACCGGGGTGCAGATGGGCTGTTGGAATCTTTTTCATGTTCCTTGGCAAAGGTTGGATACTCTCTCTCTCATATTCTTCACTTAAATGACTGTTTTCTATGGCCTGCATGCTGTATTGAGGAATGATGATGTTGTTAAATTAATGGTCATCTTCTCTAAATTCAGTTTCAGAAAATCAAGGATGCTATTAAGTTGCATAATACCGATCGATGTAGCATCGGACCACCTGTAGGCGTTGGCGACGTTGACCTCTACGGAGCAACAACCCCACAAGAAAAGCCTGCTGAAGCTGCTTCAAGATGATCGATCATTCATCAATCAGATCACTCTCCTAGGCATACGTTATAATCTAATCTCACTGTATTTATAAAAGTTCAATTCCTGAATGTAAACTGCCTATTTGCGTCATTCTTTCCAGTCCCAAAATTTGATAATTCACGGCCTTACCACTCAGTCTGTTAATGTTCAAATTTCATCACAAATGCGTGTTTCTTGTTTCAGACTACTGATCATTACTAGTTAACAATAACCTCAACGTGTTTCAGCTCTCGTTGCAGGCTTTCTAATTTTAATCGATCCCCAATAAACTGCTACTTGAAAGCATGGCTTTGTTTATGTAATTTGCCAAAGTTGAGTGGCCAAATGTTCTGTGATAATTAGGTGTTGCTGATTATCTCTTAACTAAAGTCTAAATTTCATTGTGGCCCCTGAACTTACAATATATTCAGTCAGTTCTGAAAAGCAGGCAATGGTAGATTTCACCTATACGTGACTGTGCACTCATTAATGTAGGGGAATATTGTCTCGAATTGTAGGGTGATTGGAAATAGGGTCACTTGTAGGGATCTAATATCAGCTAATAAAAAACAAATggataatttataaagaaaagtaatatattatttatttatttagagaAAATAGAAATTACACGCCCAAAATTTAAGTATTTGCGGCCTTATTGATTAATGAAAGGCTAATTTAAGACCATCGCTTAACACCTTGTCATCAATGTTTAATTAACACCATAATTATCTGTGCTATCtgattcaatatttttttaattaacatcCATAAGCCTTTTCGAATCACATAACTATTTCACTCGGTACCACGCAACGCAATTATGCTGGAGTCAATTATTCATCACACACATGAGCAACCAATTAATTTGCTCGTTTATTAATCTCGCGTgcaatgcatgcatgcatgcatgttaGGGCTTAATGGAATTACTACATCAGTGGTCCAACGGAAAGAGACGTTGTATCTGCCACTGATTGAAAGCTATTGCCATGCCATCCGTTTTCTTGGTCACCCATGCCATGCCATATGCTAACtgcacacaaataaaataccttgACCAAGtttgtaattaattaatataGTACTGTATATATTTTAGTTGTTAAAATGATAATATGGTCCAAATTAATGGATTATTGTATCAACTGACAAACGTCCACTCAACGAATACGTTTCTTTTTATAAATAGCTGCGGTTGCTTTACTCAACCATGTTAACTACTGTTAACTACTCTTCAGCATTATAATAATCACACTATCTTAATTAACCATATCATGCCATTTTATGACTAGATGGAATTATATAAAAACAATGGAAGATTAATAAAATTTGATGATGATGTAAAATTAATTAGGAAAAGCAGCATAGTAAAGACGTTCGAGAATCTAATGATAAACTTAATAAAGGGGGGAAGAATGATGATACAACCTATAGCTTAGTTAGCTAGCTTACTGATTCCAGTATGGTTCTTGTAGTGCATCCTCATAGGAAGGGAAATTATTCATGGATGGGTCCAACTGCAATATAGCTCTCTTCCCCAACAAATCTAGAGTCAATTGGTTGCTGtcgcctcttcctcttcctcttccaagcTGATCAGTACTCTTGCCCTCCGATCCCTGCCCTCCTTCACAGACTAGTTCATGATCCAAAGCATCAGCTGATCTAGTTCCCATTAATCCATGCAAATTATTGTCACTCCAATTAATTGGTCCCTGACGAGAGGAGAACCCACGGCTAAACCCTGCCATCTGATCCAGATGTTGGTGTGCTCTCCCCACTATTGCACCCATTTGACATGCCTTTTGGAGCAGTGCCGTGGCTGACAAAAAAGCAGACGTAGCAGGGAATGGAGGATGACTATTATGCTGATTGATTGAGGGGAAGAGTTCCATTTGGCTCTTATGACGATATTCTGCCAAGAACACTTCTGAAGAACTAGCAGTGTTGGCAGCTTCTTGGGGCTTCATGATCGACAAGTTTGGAAAGCTTCTGGGAGTTCATGAGATGGCATGGCTTGAGAGTTGAACAACTGTTGGTGGGGATCATCTGCGACTGGAGTAATTACTCTTGTAGTTTCGTCAGCTAGAGCATCACAGAATGCTCTATGGGTGATAAAGCTGTCCCTCCTGCAAAAAGTATCGAGCGCGATTACAGCAATTAATTAGAATTCAattgaaagaaagaaagaaaaataaaaagtgcACTAATTGTGATCATTGCCGTGAGAAGAGAGTTCCACAGTCACATTTGTACTCCCTCGTTCCACAGATCTTGCTGTGAGCTTTCCAATCCGACTGCACGGCATACTTCTTGGAACACTTGTCGCACTTCCACTTTTTCTCGCCGTGCTTTCTGGAGAAGTGTTTTTTAATGCCAGTGAGGTCTCCGAGTGCCCTGGAAGGGTCATGGTGCACACATGACACCTCAGGGCAGACGTATACCTTCTTCCTCGCGGCTTGATCCTTGTTCACCCTCTGTTTCAGCTTCCACGGAAGGTTATGGCCCCTCCTGTGCAGCTGCAGGTTCTGATCCCTCTGAAACCCTTTGTTGCAGACATCACACACGAACCTGTTGGTCGTCATCAGCGTCTTGGGTGACAAAGCTATAACTTCAGCATCTGGGTCTGAATCGATCAAATCAAAGCAAAAAAATTGAgatgaaaaatagaaaataaaaaatatatgcaacaaaATCTGTTCAGCATAGTGATGATATACACCTGGGTTTCCTGGAAGTCCCCTCTTTTTCTTAGCTCGTTTGGGTGACTGAGAGACCAAAGAGGAGAACTGGGGGCTTGATGTGACGCAGGTTTCCCCAGAGGCAGATGTGAGATTGGACATCTTCTCCTCCCTCCGCCAGCTGCTTTGTCTCAGCTGCTTAATTTTGCTCAGCTTTAGTTTCCTCGGTTTTTGTCGATTTGGTTGGAGAAAGAACTGAATCCAAAAGCAAAAAGGATATCAAAAACAAAAACTTACTCAGTATATGCATCGACCACAGCGATCTCATACATCAAGAAGCTCAGGGAAATTAAAAGAAGTGATCAATTTAGCTGACGAGGAAGATAAATAATGGATGGACACGGAAGAGGTGAGGAGAGAGCAAACAAGGGATGTACTCCTTCAACCCTATAATACTAGACTCATCTGACGTTGCACTTTCTGTCCTTTACTTTATTTTTCCTGCAACTCGTCCTTTTCACTGTTCCTCATTAATATGGTATTATTAAAAGTTTAAGGATCCAACTTTCTAGCTTTTGTTTTCAATTGAACCAATGTAACACACAAAGCCGGTTCCTAACAACATCAGAACGAACTCAGTCATATCTTATTAAACTGAACCCTTTTTTTGTTCACTGTTACTCCAACTCCATTGTAAGTAAAAGTATAAAGAATGTGATGTTACTCACCACAGGGAAGAGCCGATAGCGTGACTGCTGTGGTAATACATCTTTTCAAAACTTTGAACTTTTGATATCTATGATAGCAATGATGGGCTCATTGATTGAACTGAACTTGGACAGACATTTACATGTGCCTGCTTCTTTTTTCCTTGTCCAAtagtcttttgttttctttctcatACTTCTCCTGGAGTGGACACAAGATATATTGTGTCAGATTCGAGATTAAACCAACCGTATTCAGGGTTGGTTCTGGCAAATCAGTCTCTCTCACATTTAATTTTTTCCAAAACATTCTTATTGAGTTTTTGACTTTTGTGCCTTTGTTCTTCTTTTCCAGCAACTATTTAAACCAAGTGTTGAAGGTAGTGACATGAGGGTTGTATCTATGAGGGGTTAGAACTTTGAGGGGGTGTATGCAAGATTCGGGACGAACTGGATGGCCTTCTTGAGTGAAATAAAATGTAGAAGTGTGTTAAATAGAAACTTCAAAACATTCTTATTTAAAACCTGACACGAATATTGGGCCGAAATTTTGGCCCGCTCTCTAGGGCCTTGGGGCGGAAAGGTAGTTGCTAAGGAGACGTGAGACGATTAGGTTTTGTTTCTCTAATTAGCTCTTTCGTCGCCGGCGAGGTCGGAAAGAGAAGAAAGGTGGGTGACGGGACATCTAGTAAGTTTGATCAGATTTGTTTCTTCTGCCGCAGCGACTGGTAACCGAGCTGCGTTTAGAGTTACAGCTATATATCTGGATCAGTAAGTGCTACTCCCCTTGTTATTCCTCTGCTCGATAGTTATGTATTGACTCTTCTGTTTTTTTTGGGTTCCTTATTTTGTCATGTTCAGTTTCAGCTATGTTTTATTCATTGTGCTTGATCCAATAAGTCTACTGGAATTGGTACTAAAGCATGATTGGCTGAAGAGGTGTTTTTTGATTGGGTAGGCGTTTTCTCCATACTCTGCTACCCTTTATCATTGGGCTACCAATTAAGGTCTAATTGAAGGACTCTTCTAAAATGCTGCAGAGGGTTCTTCTAAAGTTTCATCATCAAGGTCTATGATCCTTTCGAGCTCTTACAAATGTCGTATATGCAGTCTTTCCTAGAGTTGAGGTATCAAGAGGTCCTTTGAGTcaactttttaatttttattggaaGTTCTTTTATTAGAGAAGTTTGTTTTGTGTTTATCTATTTATTAGACATTATTAAATAGTTGTAACATATTTTTCCATCAATTTATATTTCATTCCAGATCAATATGTGATGGCTTTTGCTTCTATCGTGTAATGACGATTTTGAATACTTTGTCAAATTTCTTCAAGGCTATGAGTCTGTTGTTAGCCAATTGTGTTTGCCCAATTGATGTCAAGTTATATCGGTCCATTTTGTTTTCATTATCATCTAACCAATCTAGAAATTTATAGGTTTGA includes these proteins:
- the LOC122037541 gene encoding zinc finger protein GAI-ASSOCIATED FACTOR 1-like encodes the protein MSNLTSASGETCVTSSPQFSSLVSQSPKRAKKKRGLPGNPDPDAEVIALSPKTLMTTNRFVCDVCNKGFQRDQNLQLHRRGHNLPWKLKQRVNKDQAARKKVYVCPEVSCVHHDPSRALGDLTGIKKHFSRKHGEKKWKCDKCSKKYAVQSDWKAHSKICGTREYKCDCGTLFSRRDSFITHRAFCDALADETTRVITPVADDPHQQLFNSQAMPSHELPEAFQTCRS
- the LOC122037534 gene encoding thioredoxin-like 2, chloroplastic, which encodes MVDALRRLSLVASSPAPLLPPLLLSPQLKIPRKLPVDAASSSLAFPPGRFARLKVHAVVAEDDKPKWWEKTPGPNMIDVNSTEEFIHALSEAGDKLVIVEFYGTWCASCRALYPRLCKTVVEHPEILFIKVNFDENKPMCKRLNVRVLPYFHFYRGADGLLESFSCSLAKFQKIKDAIKLHNTDRCSIGPPVGVGDVDLYGATTPQEKPAEAASR